In Telopea speciosissima isolate NSW1024214 ecotype Mountain lineage chromosome 10, Tspe_v1, whole genome shotgun sequence, the DNA window ACAATGGAATGGTTTCGTACACAGAAGGATAGAAAGGtaatttcatgtgaggaggataGATAATGGGAGAGGAGATCTTAGTTGCCTAACTTATCATACCTTGATGGCTCAAAGAACgtttcaaaacatggaatcGGGGATCGAATCAGTATGGGTTGATATCAGCCTGAATCGGCCATAGTCGATTCTGATCCGAATATGTTTTGGATTATAGTTTTCAACAAGATCCGGCGCATTcggctcctctctagggagctcAGCACCTAGGGGGCCTCCAAGgattgggctgtgccacacacatcttgGTGCatgtctagggatgtgtgcggcatagcccaacggctggatgctccctgggcatgctaggctccctggagaggagctcaatctgGATctagctcctctccagggactCAATCCGGATCCaactcctctccagggagcccagtgcCTAGGGAGTACCCAGGAGACATCCAACAGCTGGGTTATGCCGCACAGGCTCCTCTCCTTAAAATGGAGAGCCCAGTGAGGCATCTGACGACtaggctgtgctgcacacatatGAATGCGCATCAAGTCAGCCGttgggatgtgtgcggcacagcccagcccaaccatcagatgcctcattgggctctccacttcaaggagaggagccggatcccatCCCGGCGCGCATGGGCGGTGGATTACCTGGAAACGAGCTCTATGTTTTTTGACACCAACCCTCAAACACACATATAAATAAGTGGAATTGAAAAAATGACGCGTGTAGAAGGAACGTTCTCCCTGACGTTCTGAATCACTCAAATCAGTCTCTCTTCGCCATGGATCTTTCCTTCCACTCTGCTGCTTCGTCGTTACGAATTTCAACTATAGTTCCTCATTGCAACACTTTACATGTTCAGAAGAGACCCACCAAGCCAATCTATGAACTTACCAACATTTCGTTGAGGAGCACCAGGAGTTCATCTTCAGTTCGCTTATCCCATCGCAGGAACTGCACCTCATCTGTTCCAGGAAGCCATGCGTGGCGTTTCCGCATCTGGGTATGTTTGGTTCCGATTAGTTCTTCCATTAGATTTGTGTTTTCGTGGTTAGTCATTATGTTTATTTAATGGAATTTAGTTGGTCGATTTGGGTGTCTCAGAGAGAGTAAAAGGCTAATATTCACGGTTTCTTGAGAAACAGCCAAATCTGTGGCTCAATGTGGAATATTTTCCGCTCTGAAAGTTTGGTTTCTAGCAAATTTCCAATGGATTTTGATTAATTTTGattgcttttatttatttatggctTCTGAACTTGAATACATTGGCTTGGCTATCAAAAGAAGAGGGCAGGAACCGAACTAGGACAGTAAAAGGAAAAACAGTAGTCTTAGTTCTGAATACTGAAGTTACTTTGTTAAGCAACCAGTTGATGCACGTTGTATTTAATAAACCTGTTTTTTAGacgtaatctctctctctcgctcactCATTAGTTGCTATTTGTTTTCACAGGCACTTAAAAATTTTCTAATATTAAGTGTTTTATTGGGAGAGGGAAAAGGTAATTGGTTTGAGATGATATTGGGATGAACTGAAAGAAGTTTCCTGTGTACAATATTTCTCTTCTAAATCACATCGGGACATTGAGTTAACTAACTTGTTGGAGCTTCTTAGAGCAAGGATTTGTACAAAGTTAAGACCTTCACtggttctttttcttcctcttgtctttttttttttgtgtgttttgggggggggggggggaagtggtTGTTCTAACTTCTAATGGGCAGTCTTTCACTATTTCTAGATGGGGATCATGTCCTTTACCGTTCTCTTCCTTCTAGATTTCTATACCATAGATTCACTTCGTGTTGACTTAAACTTCGCTAATGTGGTTTTGAGGGACGCCTCCCTCTCTTCAAGCTACAAATTTGATTTAGCTACTCAAACTAAGTCAATTCAACAGTGACAAGGAATGAGAACTGCATTCTCTTGGGAATGGTTTTAGCTGATTACATGTGGTGTAGTCCTTTTTTGGGAGTTATTATAATGGGATTATTTTAATAGGGTTCACATAAAAGAAGTTCTTTGCAGGCTTCTACGCAAATTGGAGCTGCTGGATCTGATCCTGTACAGAGTACAATTTCTGAATTCAAAGATGCATTCTGGAGATTTCTAAGGCCTCATACAATTCGGGGTACTGCTCTTGGATCTACGTAAGTAGTTACTGTTATAATGCTCTGGTGTTTATTGTATTGGATGTCTTGGCAGCACATGTTAGATATCCTTGACTATGTTTCGGCTTTTTGTTGACAGTGCTCTGGTAGCAAGAGCGTTGATTGAGCATTCAAGCCttataaggtggtcattgctgTTCAAGGCATTTTGTGGTCTTGTTGCACTTATGTGCGGAAATGGTTACATTGTGGGCATTAATCAGATCTATGATATTGGAATTGACAAGTAGGCAAAACTACTTATTACTTttacattctttttcttttgacatGTCTACACGTATTATTCTTTGTTCTTGGTTCGccctgattttattttatttacaggGTAAACAAGCCCTATTTACCTATAGCTGCAGGGGACCTATCAGTTCAATCAGCATGGCTTTTGGTGTTATGTTTTGCAGCTTCCGGACTTCTGATCGTTGGATTGAACTTTGGTCCATTTATTACTTCCCTGTACTGTCTTGGTCTTTTTCTTGGCAGTATCTATTCTGTTCCTCCATTTAGGTTGAAGAGGTTTCCTGTTGCTGCATTTCTTATCATTGCCACGGTAATTATGGCCTTTTATCCCAATTCACTCTTCTCCACAACTAGAATCTATCAGTTCCTCAGAATATGTCCTACAGATCAAGATATTACACAATGCAAATTCTttgcttcccctccccccccctcttttttaaAGTCGGTTTTGTCATGTCCATTGTAGACAGTTTGATAGGGATATTCCCTGAAATCCTCTGGACAGATTGAATAGTCACTGGAACCATTGTCATGATTAATAATCTAGGATGCTCCCTGAAGCGGGGTTGATCGGATCTGATGGATCTTATTGACCTGCGTGTAATGTGCCACTAATGGAATGGAAGAGATTCCAATCTGATGACTAGATATGGGCCAGATCTGAATCTAGACATAATGGTCAAAATTAATGGAAAGAATGTTCCAGATCTGAAGGTCAGATTTATGGAAGATGATAATGGAATGATATCTCAGATTTAGTACGAAAGAGACTAAGAAGATGTGAGGTTGATAAAGATAAGATGGGAGAGAAGATAGAAGTTACcgtggggaagggagagagaaataaaaatgcaaGAGAGGGATATATTAAATTTCTGCCAAAAAAGTGGATAAGAAATTTAAAGCAaatcaagaaagagagataagaTAGTCacgcaagagagagaaagtaggGGAGTAAGGACAGAAATAATGAGAGAAAGTAACTACGAGGATGGGAAAGGAGTGAGAAGATAAtgatagggagggagggagagagagacttcCTATTTGCTTATAAGTGTCTAATTTTTGAATATTACAAAAAAGACCTTTCTTTCTGAACTGTAATTCTATTTATTCTCTCTTAATGTTAATTACTAGTAAACCTCTTCTTTTCAAATTCTATTTACAGTTTGGTCCTTTCACTTGTGTACTTTACTTATAAGGTGCTGAACTGTTACAGATTTTATGAAACTCCCACTCATTCTTCTATTTGAGAATTTCACCATTTTAGTGGGCTCATAGCAACCCAAAAGCAAGTTTTTGTGACCCAGGGTtgcattaattggtatcagagccgaaaaTCCTTGTGTCTATACATCTATTCATGATGCCCAATAGTGATGTTATTCAGATTTTATTTGTTGAAGTCAAGCTGAGCTGAAGGCGAGGTTCAGAATTTCATTTTTGACTTAGGTCAAGTCGAACCcgaaatattttggattttggtcGAAATTCGATTGAAATCAGTATATCGGTTTAGTAATTTCGGTggtcaaatggccatattttggTCCAAAACTttagagaaaccctaattaagcatctctAGACATATTTGAACCTatagattgtaaaaaaaaaacacccccaaaatggtagtttggcttcgAACCCTAGGTTGCTAGTGTATGTTGTACCTTGCTGTATACTTTCTGTAACATAGTCTAttttacacataatttagtactagaacacacaaaattcaattgaAACAACGAAAATATGTTTTAGAAACGAAGAAACATAGTATTGGAAAgcatttcataattatcaatATCATTAGATGGTATATGTTACATACTGACATGGTACATCTTACATATTACATAAACGCTTAAGTACATGTTACATGGTACATGACTACATGTTCATATTGAACCCCTCTGCCCATCCTAGTACCACATAGAGTTATGGGGAGCATCAAGACCACTAACAGATTGTTAACTCTGGTGCAACCGTTCCTCTGATTGTATCACAAATGATGGCCATGTCATACTATGCCAGAAGAAATGCTCAAATCCTCCTCAACATTCCTATAAATGGCATCATTAACCTATTGGAGGTTACCTAACCTAAGGTATAGATTATTGCATTGTGAATATCCATGTAGAGAGCCACCATAACTAGATAGTAGAGCCGGAATGTATGGTTGGTGGGGCCGGGTATGAGAAAATGTTGTCCATGAAGGACGACCCAATATGTGGCTGATCCTCATACTCAGTGGGTAATGAAGAAGAGCTATATTTCTCATAACCACCATGCTCACCATACCTACTGTACTTGGAATCGGTGCTCTCCATGGCAAAGGATGGTGCACACCTCTACCCTCCTCTAGATTCATGCCTCCAAGAGCACCAAATTCAAACAAGCTTATAACATCTACCTCCATGCTATCACCCTCATATGATTTTAATGGGTGGCGCGCTTGAGTAGCCTGTATGTGTGGAGGCATGCATACCATGGTCGGCATCCTGTGTAGCATTATTAAACTCTCTCCAATGAATTGTATGAGCTCCGCTTCTACCTGGGCATACTCCTCTCAGAGGGatactaatgtagtcctagattggtagaagaccaactaggagccagtaaaccaggatttATCATGAACAGGTGACTAGGTCAGAAAAGGGTtttaaattagggttttggggtggtttggaggattggagaagaatgggtattgatgggatggattaaacttactgttgttgcaaaATTTCCTTGGCaacagcttgtttgattgagaaatttgaataaaaattgaatctttaactaaaacttgaaggagagcttcaaaagaaccgcccaggcttcacaccgcaaggtgtcgattggatcaaacaccaatcccaccaatgaaccacccgggcttcccgccgcaaggtgtcgatcggatcaaacaccaatcccaccagccttgatcaaacacaaggcaAAAATCttcattggagaagaagagcagcaaaaactttcattaatatcaaaattcgttttcaatacttgccccccttacaactttatataaaagactcaaaaatagactcctacactaaaaaggaaaggcctaacccaatccttaacctattaggtaacttaggctgactaggaaagtgaaatagactcaaaacagagtcctaatccagccccactaaacacttaaaagaaaactgcTAAAATCACGTAAATTGAACTATtggttgaactggttcaatttatgaacaaaaacaccaaaataaaactaattatggaactaaaacaactaatcccgtatgcaacctaattacccatttttaggcccataaaagtggcctattacatagaaaacccataagatcaaaggcccaacatgtatataacccaacccttgACTTATTCTTAAGCAAACatgccctatttggtgatgaatctgcatcacatatACTTCCTTTTTTGCTTATGAGCCcctgatttttaaaaattacaaacaaaaaaaaaaaaacccttcttttCTGAACTTTAATTCTGTTTTATTCACCCTTAAATTTGAATACCAGAGAACCACTTCTTTCCAAATTATACTTATAGTTTGGTCCTTTCACTTGTGTACTTTACTTATAAGGTTCTGAACTGTAAATTATGAAATCGAAACTGATTCTTCTATTTGataatttcatcattttagtgaGCCCATACCCAAAAGCAGGGTTTTGTGACAATGTGACCCAGGGTTGATTCCTTTTTGGAGTGATGGTATTATGATTGAGCAAAGTGTTGTTTAACACAGGATTCCTCATCAATAGCATGGTCTAACTTGATGAGGATCCATACCAAGTATATGCCCAGAAACTTTACGCATCATCTTGTGGATACTTTAGTTTAGATTAACCTAAAAGCAAGACGTTTTTTCTCTTCCAAACATCTGTATGTTTGTTGCTTATCTGGAAGTTAGATAACTAAACTGCAAATAATTGAATAACTTAAAAGTTTTATTTTATGTCTCAAAAGTAAAATAAGGAAATCCTTGAAATTTTTATTAATAAGGAAATCCTTGAAATTTCCGTGAATAAGGAAATCCTTTCCTTTAATAACGAAATCCTTGAAATTTCCTTTTAAGAACAAAATCCTTGAAATTTCCTTTTAAGAATGAAATCCTTGAAATTTCCTTTAAAAAGGAAATCCTTGAAATTCAAATGTTCCATTTTTTTGAACCGACTGAAGCACCTCAGTTTCACATTAGGATGAATCAGACcactataaaatacaaaatgcaCCAGGTCCTGGCTGCCTACAGATGAGGCAATTGGAGGTCCAAGCTGGCATGTAGGTCCAGATGTTCAGAGGTTGGGAGTTGGAACCAACAATTTTGCTGAATAAGTTTATGGAGGGGTCCTTGGTCTGGAATGAGCTTTGTTTTGGGCTTTTTAAAGAGAAATGTGAGAATAAATTTATGCTTACAACATTGGGGCCACTGAGTAGAATAGCAGGTTAGCTCCTGAAAATTCGTGAAGTCTCAGATTTGAGCCAGTTAATGCTCAATTATAAAATTCTTATGGTTGGATTCTTTGCACTGGGAGATCAGTCTCCAGATTCTACACTTCTTATAGGAGAAAAATTGAGAGGGTCAAGGAAGAATGTTCATAAAGGTGAAAGAACTTCTATTTGACTTCCAGACTTTCATTGACATTACAACTTTTTTTCATAAAGAAGCACTTCCTGCTACTTTCCAATATgtccatttcttttttcttttgaaaaggAAGAGCAACAAGTTGCACTTGGTTCATGCGTTAAATAAACTAAATGCATTGCCAATTTTGATTTTGCAAGCATTATTTCAGACAGGGAGTTGAGTAGAATCAAAGAGCATAAAGTACATTTTCCCCTTTCCCAAGtgagattctctctctccccccccccctctcttattGCTGtgtaatttcttttttcctctggTTTGTTTTTCCTAGTACAAGTGTGGTAGTATTCAAAACTCCAAAAGGTTTGAATCTTGCTGATATAGGATCTATAACGGAGAATCGTATCCCACAAGTAGCAGTCCCAAATGAGATAAAATAAGGATGAGTTAATGGGTGTTAATACAAGGTAGTAAAAGACAAGAGCATATAAAGAACCACTTTCATGGTTTTTtacaataacaataacaacaacaacaacaacaacaactcaaccttatcccaactaagtGGGTTTGGCTACaaggatccttgcaaagacaaaatatcaataataatagtaaaaagaaaaaaaacaactacAATTCAGCCTTAATCCAACTAACTGGGGTTGGGTActtggatccttgctctccaatcagctctatttgacgtcatacttgaaacaagacctaagttatgcatgtctttcctgaCCACTTCTCCtggggtcattttaggtctttccctaactcttttagtaccttcaatctgaatcaagtcactcctccgaaATGGAGCATCCGAAggtctccgttgaacatggccatgccaccttagACGACTTTCTCGAAACTTATCTTGAATtggggctactcccaaatcagctagTATgacattccttattttatccttcctagttttgccacacatccatctcaacatcttcatctccacTACGCTTAACTTATCtgtatgatgcttcttaacagcccaacattccacgccatacatcataaccagtcgtatgactgtcctgtaaaattttcctttaagcctTAAAGGAATCCGTCATTCACACAACGCttcggatgcacctctccacttcatccatcctactttattttgagtgaataaataattcattaccaaaagccccaaagagagagggggggggggatttacAAGGggtagagaagagaaagagccaAGAACAAGCCTACTCTAGGAGAGGGGGAGAAGCTGAATCAAGGACTCAGGTaaaccccaggagacaacaatgagtctgttccttggggtatccagAACAAGACAATGAGGTCAAACAGAAAGCTTGGAGCTAACgtcgaaggagatggctttgCAAATCTTGTCAATGGAACGAGTGTTGGAGGTCCATTTGCAAAGATTGtactccatccaaatgtgagaaatAGCAGCACTAAAAGCGAGCTTCCCTGCAATGTCACAAATCGAGGTCCCTGAGAAGGTTATATCAACCTAAAGCCATTCcctagagaaggggaggattctTTTGTTGCGGGGCCAACAACTGCCTAAAACCTTTTGCCAAATGGAGTCTGAGAAGgggtagaagaaaaaaaaaggtggtctATTTCTTCTAGGTTACTCCAGCAAAGGACACAAGAGGGAGTCACGGGGATGTATCTATGAATGAGAAAGACTTGGGTTAGGAGgcaaagggagagggttctccaaACTGTAAAACTATAGCGGGGGAATGTGGCCTTTATACCAGACTATCTTACACCACGGGACAGTAGGGGCTCTGGGTCTCAAGAAGCTCCTAGTAGAGGAGGCGGTAAAGAGGCCATTGGGGGAAGGGAGCCAGGAGATTGAGTCGGAATGGGTGGGGAGAGACCCAACTGGGAGAGGGGAAGGGCAGACCAGATGGGAGATGGGGGATGGGGAGTGGGGACTAGGCACCAAGGGAAATGATGGAGGATACAAAGGAGCATTTAGGGATGCTGGAGGAGTAGATGGTTCTAGCACCCACAACAGATAGGAGAACACCCATCGGGTGCCAATTGTCAAGCCAGAGAGAAGTGGAAGCCCCGTCTCCAATTTTGGAGGAGATTTACCTTAAGGCAATGGGTCTGAGAGAGAGGGTTTTACGCTACACCCAAGAAGCATTAGAGGCCGAGGAGACAGACCAAAGGGAGTCGTGCTTTAAGGGACCCGAGTAGATCCACTTGACCCGGATACGTCTTGCTTAGAGCCATAGACACGATTTTCCACTTCTTCTGGAGGATACAGAGGAGCATTTAGGGATGCCGGAGGAGTAGACGATTCTGGCACCCATAACAGATAGGAGAATACCCATCGGGTGCTAGTTATCAAGCTAGAGAGAAGTGGAAGCCCCATCTCCAATTTTGGAGGAGATTTCCCTTAAGGCAATGGGTCTGAGGGAGAGGATTTTACGCCacacccaagaagcatcagaggCCGGGGAGACAGACCAAAGGGAGTCATGCTTTAAGGGACCCGAGTAGATCCACTTGACCCAAATACTGTCTTGCTTAGACACGATTTTTCAGATAAGCTTGAGAATGCCCACAGTGTTGGAATCTAAGATCTTCATTTTTGGGAAGGCAAATGGAAGCCCATTTGAGGGGGTGGAGGAATCTGGAGGAAAGGGGAAAGTAAATTAAGTTTTTGAAAAGActtcagaggaaaaaaaaggaaatcttGATCAATATAGAAGAAAAAAGTTAAGTGAtaaattgaaaattatttaaaggTTTTGCTAATTTAATAAATTGACATAAAATCCTTAAAACTCAATAATGACCAATCATCAAAATACTGCTTAAGGAAAAGGACCAAAGGTATGATATTATGAAGATACACATAGATACAGTCATCCATGTTTTGGCCTatgaaataacccaaaaataagTGCACTACTAGTGAAATCTTCACTGTCCTTGTTCCACTTCCATATCATTTGCATTGGTAGAATTGTTCCATTTGAATCCTACTACCAAAATCCACGCCATGAATGTGAACAGACTGATCCTATGCAGGAAACCTGTGGGAGTGTAAAATGCAGCCTATAGGTTGCTTCTATTTGACTTTCAGCCCATTAATGGAAATAAACTATATTAAAGAATCTaagatgatttaattaaatggaGGAGTTACTTAGGCTCTGTCTGATTGGATATGAAGTGATACAAggttgaaaaaaaattaaaaaggaaaatttccaACTAATACAAATAATAATTTTTGTGACTAACTCAAAATTCAACATCCAACCAGACAGAGTCCTGGTGTTATATTTTTACTTTCAATATTCATTCAGGCAATCTCAGGCTTCTATCATTTTCCTGAATGTCTTACCTCTGGCTTTATTTATTTGCtataaaaatattgaaaattgtAGATTTCTTTTAAATTGTTGAATTCATGGTTGTTTTGCAGGTACGGGGCTTTCTTCTTAACTTTGGGGTATACTACGCTACAAGAGCTGCACTGGGACTTACATTTGAGTGGAGGTAACttctcatttttcatttattacTTGTAAACAGATAGTTGAGACTGCGGTGGGGGGTAAATTCCAGTTAAATGGCCAACTGAATGGTTGGCCTGAACAATTAAGCCAGGAGGCCACTTCTTGAATGGGGAATAACCTTCCAATCTAGAGCCAAAACTTTTTTCTGGGAGTAGTCAAGGGGGGATCAACTTGTGTGGGATGGAGAGGCTTGCCAGGGTTTTTTTTTGCCCAGGGGGTGGGGATTCTTTTGAAACATCACTCTGAAATTCAGACTAACTTACAAGTTGCAACAACAACtctgccttatcccaactaaatggggttggctacatgaatccaAGCACAGACAAAGACATAAATTAGCAATAAAAGAAGAACAACATCAAcaagtgttgaagtactgttcatgtgacactgttcacgtgaacagtgatttggttgatatgtgtatcttctattttcctagtcctagttggagtcctagtttctaattatgttaagtcctaattctactgtgagttagtcttagtttcagtttgagttgttagttctagttcttttcctattgtaacttggaatcctatcatgattaggaattcctaatctgattaggagttcccctttctattgtaatttcccctcgggcttacctatcaattaaataattcaagcattacaatcaattcttcttccatcttctcttctctctcaagttactagttacaggtcctaggttttctacatgatATCAGAGCACTAACCAGTtgccggtttgagagtcgtttttAGTTTTTCGGTTTTGTATGGGTTTCATATATCGAAGATGAGTATTTGATGAAAATCAATCATTACCACTCTCGTTTATGCTTCATTGTCGTCTCATTACTCTATCGATTTCTAGTTTCGCTATCATCGAAGATGGATTTTGTTTCGAAAGGTGGTTTCCGATAAGTCGAAAGGACAGCCCCCGAAGAACAAGGGGTTCTTCTTCCGCCTTGCAATTTTCTAGACGAGGGAAGATTATTTGCTGTTGTGTCGAATCTGCTGGAAGATTTCTGGGTCTTTTCTCTACTGCTGCTACCGCTATCCTTACTACTGGTTGATAAAAATCCTGTGGCTGCTATCTTGCGATTCCTCATACCAGAGGACGatactctattttttttgggagattttTCTTCCCATTGATTTCTGGTTTCCACCATGTTTGGCCAGCAGATCTGTTCCAACTATTGCGGCATCATTGCCCTCTATAAGAAAGTCACTCGACTGGTATTTGGGGTCCATCTgattggaagaagaattgattgtaatgcttgaattatttaattgataggtaagcccgggaaattacaatagaaaggggaactcctaatcagattaggaattcctaatcatgataggattccaagttacaataggaaaagaactagaactaacaactcaaactgaaactaagactaacaactcacagtagaattaggaattgacataattagaaactaggactccaactaggaataggaaaatagaagatacacatatcaaccaaatcactgttcatgtgaacagtgtcacatgaacagtacttcaacactccccctcaagctggattatacaaataagtaaagaaagaagatccagcttgaactaaaaggaaaaaaaaagaactccataataatgcaaacactccccctcaagttggcgcatacaaggtatcaatgcccaacttgaacaaaatgagaagaaactaagttgcagcagaatccagcttgacagatgaatgtagctcccaaataaaccttcaagaacttgaaaaaatagatcttcaaaacttggacagacatgatcagcaaaccgggactggaatgtcttccaaaaaaggcaactttcaacgatcttcaatagctatccagtgatg includes these proteins:
- the LOC122642920 gene encoding homogentisate solanesyltransferase, chloroplastic; the protein is MDLSFHSAASSLRISTIVPHCNTLHVQKRPTKPIYELTNISLRSTRSSSSVRLSHRRNCTSSVPGSHAWRFRIWASTQIGAAGSDPVQSTISEFKDAFWRFLRPHTIRGTALGSTALVARALIEHSSLIRWSLLFKAFCGLVALMCGNGYIVGINQIYDIGIDKVNKPYLPIAAGDLSVQSAWLLVLCFAASGLLIVGLNFGPFITSLYCLGLFLGSIYSVPPFRLKRFPVAAFLIIATVRGFLLNFGVYYATRAALGLTFEWSAAVAFITAFVTLFALVIAITKDLPDVEGDRKFQISTFATKLGVKNIAFLGSGLLLVNYLGAILAAVYMPQAFKRNLMIPIHIILALGLLFQAWLLDQANYAKDAISGFYRFIWNLFYAEYIIFPFI